The segment CGTGCGGGCTGCTGCGTTTGGCCGTGAGCAGCTACTACTACCAGTCACACGGCCGGCGTGATGAGTTGCCCGTGCGGAGCGCCTTGCGGCGCCATGCCGTGGTGCGTCGACGCTGGGGCTATCGTCGGTTGCTGGTGCTGCTGCGCCGGGAAGGTATCGCTGATAATCACAAGCGGGTGTATCGGCTCTATCGGGCCGAAGGCTTGCAGGTGCGGCAGCGACGCCGGCGCAAACAACGACTGGCTCGTGGCGTCGAAGCGGTCGCCGCGCCACAACGGCCGAACGAACGCTGGAGCTTGGACTTCGTCCACGACCGGCTGGCCAACGGGCGCTCGTTACGCCTGCTCACCGTGCATGACGACTACACCCGCGAGTGCCTGTGGATCGAGGCCGACACCTCATTGTCCGGGCCGCGGGTGGCACGCGTGCTCGACTATCTCACCGAGTTGCGCGGCCGACCCGGCAGCCTGCTCACCGACAACGGGCCGGAGTTTGCCGGCCTGGCACTCGAGCGCTGGACGCACGAGCGACAAGTGAACCATCGCTTCATCACGCCAGGAAAGCCGTCCCAGAACGGCTACATCGAAAGCTTCAACGGCAAGCTCCGCGACGAGTGCCTCAACGAAACCGAGTTTCTTTCGGTCAGCCATGCCCGCGATCTGCTCGAAGCGTTCCGCGAAGACTACAACCACCAACGACCGCACAGCTCACTCCACGATCTGACGCCGGCCCAGTTTGCGGCCAAAATCGCGCGAGCCCCCATGGGGGCTCCTGTGGACCTGATCAACCCTCCGCTTGCAGTCCCAACCCTCGTCAGTAAACCAACCTCAACCGATCCGGTTCTCTCGTTTTAACCCTCCAGCTTCGGGGGGCAGGTCAAACAGGCCCCGATGCGACGTCTTCCATAGTGACGTGTTTCGCAGCCGACTTCTTGATCGCCGAATCGACCCTGCGAGCACCGGAGCCACATCGGTCAGCAAGAAGGCCACCACGCAGAGAAGACAGCGGCGGCTCCAACTGCGAGCGCCAGAAAGATGAGACCTCTCCGGTAATATGCTTCTGCAGCGACCAGCCGGTTTGCCTTCATCCCCAAAAATGCTTCGTTTCGCTTGGTCCGGACGATAACTGAGTGGATCCGTTCGTTTCTTATCTTTCCTTTGCGATCCAACGTTTCAACGAGATCTGCAACCGTTGGGAGGTAAAGCTCTCCGACCCGGCGAACCGCCATTGCCATCCAAAGGGACGTAACGAGATGTATCCCAGCCAATAGGTAGGTCGCCAACAGAACATGTAATCTCCATCCCTCGACAATCCAGATTCTCCCGGAAAGAACTGGGGAGACCGCAAACAACGCAGTCACGATGCCTGTGGCTTGGAATAGTGTCCCCGCCTTATCTTCGATTCGCTCCCGCCGTTTGACCTCCGATTCGAGTAGCATCGTTGCATATTCCTCGAGCTGCTCGAAGTCATCCCCGTGTGAGTCGATTTCTCGTTTTAGCCGCTCCTCTTCCGCCTCCATGTCTCCCGATTGCTTGGACTTCAGTTTCTTTGGATCAATGTACTTGTCGGCTACGAGCACCTCGTACGCGGGCCAAACGAGGTAAATAGGTTTTCTCCAATTCATCGGGTGGTGTCCAAAGCTTGGAGCGTGTCGCAAATCGCCTCTGCGATCGGAAGGCCGACCGGCTGTTGTAGCCAGCCCCATTCACCCGACGGATTGATTTCAATGAAATACCATTCGCCTCGAGATTCGATAAGGTCGATGGCCCCGAAAACGAGCCCCGCATTCTGCACGAATTTAAGGCACATCCCCGCGATCTCTGCGGGAAGCTCAATAGGGACGAATTGCACCGCCGCTTTGCTAACCCGCCAATCGATGCCGTCTTGGGGTGGGTAACATACTTTCACCGCGAAAATTTTCGTCCCGACGATGGTGACCCGGTAATCGACCTTTGGGATCAGCGCTTCTTGGAAGATCGTCGGAGCCTGCCGTAACGCTGCCGCGTCATTAAGGTGACCTGATTCCACGAGACTGGTGAAGACGAAGCGGTCACGATCAATCCCTTCCAAGAGTGGAGCATAGAGAGCCTTAGCCGCGAGACCCGCGTGGTGTTCGCGGCGAAAGTTTTTTATAGCAGACGGTGAGTTTGAAACGATGGTGTCGGGGATCGTGAATCCAATTCGACGGGCCAGCGAAAGCTGACGAATCTTGTTTTCGAACAGTGAGGCAGGTGTGAGTGGGTTCATCCAGCCATCGCTGATCGCTACCTCCAGCGCCTCGATCCAAACCATCCATTGTTCGACGACGAATTTCTCCTCATCTGGTGCGGGGCGTTCCGGCGTCGGC is part of the Opitutus terrae PB90-1 genome and harbors:
- a CDS encoding MvdC/MvdD family ATP grasp protein — encoded protein: MILILTNKQDVSADFVVRELRRRGAAYVRVNTEDLRTGECSFRLSPAPSVTIDRNGSSVKSSDIGAVWHRRPGHAFDEVPTPERPAPDEEKFVVEQWMVWIEALEVAISDGWMNPLTPASLFENKIRQLSLARRIGFTIPDTIVSNSPSAIKNFRREHHAGLAAKALYAPLLEGIDRDRFVFTSLVESGHLNDAAALRQAPTIFQEALIPKVDYRVTIVGTKIFAVKVCYPPQDGIDWRVSKAAVQFVPIELPAEIAGMCLKFVQNAGLVFGAIDLIESRGEWYFIEINPSGEWGWLQQPVGLPIAEAICDTLQALDTTR